A part of Thermococcus sp. JdF3 genomic DNA contains:
- a CDS encoding Lrp/AsnC family transcriptional regulator, producing MDELDLRILSLLQENARLSYREIARELKVAVGTVYNRIKKMEEEGVIRGFAPILDYEKLGFGLTAVIGVKAQGRRILDIEREIAKNERVMLVYDITGEFDIVLVAKFRDRADMNRFVKWLLSLDGVEKTNTSVAMQVVKEDTRLKLTED from the coding sequence GTGGACGAACTTGACCTAAGGATACTCTCACTGCTTCAGGAAAACGCCCGCCTGTCGTACCGTGAGATAGCGCGGGAGCTCAAAGTGGCCGTTGGAACCGTGTACAACCGCATCAAAAAGATGGAGGAGGAGGGTGTAATCAGGGGATTTGCCCCGATCCTTGACTACGAGAAGCTTGGCTTTGGGCTGACCGCGGTTATAGGTGTCAAGGCCCAGGGGAGGCGCATCCTGGATATAGAGCGCGAGATAGCCAAAAACGAAAGGGTAATGCTGGTCTACGACATAACCGGTGAGTTCGATATAGTCCTGGTGGCGAAGTTCAGGGACAGGGCAGACATGAACCGCTTCGTTAAGTGGCTGCTCTCTCTCGATGGGGTGGAAAAAACGAACACGAGCGTTGCGATGCAGGTGGTTAAAGAGGACACGAGGCTAAAGCTAACGGAGGACTAG
- a CDS encoding phosphoribosyltransferase family protein, with protein sequence MSQLKSVQEKLRLVRVLRLLKKTYTYEELSKITGLPITVLNRYVRGKVLPSAERTKELLSLLLPYINVEEEVRKRIKFDEYGFFDNMPVLSDTALMSLIAEDVASRYMDKNVDRVLTAATDGIALGVHVARELNVDVVYAKKKKEVGVEKFYEVSYVPSASGSVTTLYLPQWALKKGENVLIVDDVIRSGETQRALLEMCRQAGAKPVGMFFLISVGDVIERLREEYSIPVESLIRLE encoded by the coding sequence ATGAGTCAGCTGAAGTCCGTGCAGGAGAAGCTGAGACTGGTCAGGGTGCTCAGACTGCTCAAGAAGACCTACACCTACGAGGAGCTCTCCAAGATAACCGGCCTCCCCATCACCGTGCTGAACAGGTACGTGAGGGGAAAGGTCCTGCCGAGCGCCGAGAGAACGAAGGAGCTCCTCAGTCTGCTCCTCCCGTACATCAACGTAGAGGAGGAGGTCAGGAAGAGGATAAAATTCGACGAGTACGGGTTCTTTGACAACATGCCCGTCCTCAGCGACACGGCCCTGATGAGCCTCATAGCGGAGGACGTGGCGAGCAGGTACATGGACAAGAACGTCGATAGGGTCCTCACAGCCGCAACGGACGGAATAGCCCTCGGCGTCCACGTGGCGAGGGAGCTGAACGTCGATGTTGTCTACGCCAAGAAGAAGAAGGAAGTCGGTGTTGAGAAGTTCTACGAGGTCAGCTACGTGCCGAGCGCCTCGGGAAGCGTCACGACGCTGTACCTCCCGCAGTGGGCCCTCAAGAAGGGCGAAAACGTCCTCATAGTTGACGACGTCATAAGGAGCGGCGAGACGCAGAGGGCGCTCCTGGAGATGTGCCGGCAGGCGGGGGCGAAGCCCGTCGGGATGTTCTTCCTCATAAGCGTCGGGGACGTTATAGAGCGGCTGCGTGAGGAGTACAGCATCCCCGTGGAGAGCCTCATAAGGCTGGAGTGA